In Pectobacterium brasiliense, a single genomic region encodes these proteins:
- the secA gene encoding preprotein translocase subunit SecA translates to MVMNILTKIFGSRNDRTLRRMRKNVDVIGRLEPEMEKLSDEELQAKTLEFRVRLEKGETLENLLPEAFAVVRESSKRVFGMRHFDVQLIGGMVLNERCIAEMRTGEGKTLTATLPAYLNALTGRGVHVVTVNDYLAQRDAENNRPLFEFLGLSVGINLPGMPAPAKREAYAADITYGTNNEYGFDYLRDNMAFSPEERVQRKLYYALVDEVDSILIDEARTPLIISGPAEDSSELYISVNKIIPHLIRQEKEDSDTFHGEGHFSVDEKARQVNLTERGLVLVEELLVKEGIMEEGESLYSPTNIMLMHHVTAALRAHVLFTRDVDYIVKDGEVIIVDEHTGRTMQGRRWSDGLHQAVEAKEKVTIQNENQTLASITFQNYFRLYEKLAGMTGTADTEAFEFSSIYKLDTIVVPTNRPMIRKDLPDLVYMTEQEKIDAIIEDIKDRSVKGQPILVGTISIEKSEVVSQALEKAGIKHNVLNAKFHAMEADIVAQAGQSGAVTIATNMAGRGTDIVLGGSWQAEVAHLENPDDAQIAEIKAAWKVRHDAVLAAGGLHIIGTERHESRRIDNQLRGRSGRQGDAGSSRFYLSMEDALMRIFASDRVSNMMRKLGMKPGEAIEHPWVTKAIANAQRKVESRNFDIRKQLLEYDDVANDQRRAIYTQRNELLDVSDISETITSIREDVFKATIDSYIPPESLEEMWDTEGLEQRLKNDFDLDMPIKAWLDKEPELHEETLRERIFQQALEVYHRKEEVVGAEVMRNFEKGVMLQTLDSLWKEHLAAMDYLRQGIHLRGYAQKDPKQEYKRESFSMFAAMLESLKYEVISTLSKVQVRMPEEIEALEQQRREEAERLAQQQQFSHQEEDSLNTGSPAQADRKIGRNDPCPCGSGKKYKQCHGRLQK, encoded by the coding sequence ATGGTCATGAATATCCTAACCAAAATTTTTGGTAGCCGTAACGATCGTACGCTGCGTCGTATGCGTAAAAATGTTGATGTCATCGGTCGTTTAGAACCAGAAATGGAAAAACTTTCAGATGAGGAACTGCAAGCGAAAACGCTAGAGTTCCGTGTTCGTCTGGAAAAGGGTGAAACGCTAGAGAACCTGCTGCCGGAAGCCTTCGCGGTAGTCCGTGAATCCAGTAAGCGTGTCTTTGGCATGCGTCACTTCGACGTGCAGCTTATCGGCGGTATGGTACTGAACGAACGCTGCATCGCGGAGATGCGTACTGGTGAAGGTAAAACGCTGACGGCAACGCTGCCTGCGTACCTGAATGCGCTGACTGGTCGTGGCGTACACGTAGTTACCGTGAACGATTATCTGGCACAGCGTGATGCCGAAAACAACCGTCCATTGTTTGAATTCCTTGGCCTGAGCGTCGGTATCAACCTGCCGGGAATGCCTGCTCCGGCCAAGCGTGAAGCCTATGCGGCAGACATCACCTACGGTACCAATAACGAATACGGTTTTGACTACCTGCGTGACAACATGGCGTTCAGCCCAGAAGAGCGCGTACAGCGTAAATTATACTATGCGCTGGTGGATGAGGTTGACTCCATCCTGATCGATGAGGCACGTACGCCGCTGATCATTTCCGGTCCGGCTGAAGACAGTTCTGAGCTTTATATCAGCGTCAATAAAATCATCCCTCACCTGATCCGTCAGGAGAAAGAAGATTCGGATACCTTCCACGGTGAAGGCCACTTCTCTGTTGATGAGAAAGCGCGTCAGGTTAACCTCACCGAGCGTGGTCTGGTTCTGGTAGAAGAACTGCTGGTGAAAGAAGGCATTATGGAAGAGGGCGAGTCGCTGTACTCTCCGACCAACATTATGCTGATGCACCATGTGACCGCTGCGCTGCGTGCGCACGTGTTGTTTACCCGCGATGTCGATTACATTGTGAAAGACGGTGAAGTCATCATCGTCGACGAACACACAGGCCGTACCATGCAGGGGCGTCGCTGGTCTGATGGTCTGCATCAGGCTGTGGAAGCGAAAGAGAAGGTGACCATTCAGAATGAAAACCAGACATTGGCTTCCATTACCTTCCAGAATTACTTCCGTCTGTATGAAAAACTGGCGGGGATGACCGGTACGGCAGATACCGAAGCGTTCGAATTCAGCTCCATCTATAAGCTGGATACGATTGTGGTGCCGACTAACCGTCCGATGATTCGTAAAGACTTGCCTGACCTGGTCTACATGACCGAGCAGGAAAAAATTGATGCCATCATTGAAGATATCAAAGACCGCTCTGTAAAAGGTCAGCCTATTCTGGTTGGTACGATCTCCATTGAGAAGTCAGAAGTAGTTTCTCAGGCGCTGGAAAAAGCGGGCATCAAACACAATGTGTTGAATGCGAAATTCCACGCCATGGAAGCGGACATCGTTGCACAGGCGGGTCAGTCTGGTGCGGTCACCATCGCGACCAACATGGCCGGTCGTGGTACGGACATCGTATTGGGCGGTAGCTGGCAGGCCGAAGTCGCACATCTGGAAAACCCAGATGACGCGCAAATTGCAGAAATCAAAGCGGCCTGGAAAGTGCGCCATGATGCGGTGTTGGCTGCGGGGGGCTTGCACATTATCGGTACAGAGCGCCATGAATCTCGCCGTATTGATAACCAGCTACGTGGACGTTCCGGTCGTCAGGGGGATGCGGGTTCATCACGCTTCTATCTGTCGATGGAAGATGCGCTGATGCGTATTTTTGCCTCCGATCGCGTTTCTAATATGATGCGTAAACTGGGTATGAAACCGGGCGAAGCGATTGAGCACCCGTGGGTTACCAAGGCAATTGCTAATGCCCAACGCAAAGTGGAAAGCCGTAACTTTGATATTCGTAAACAACTGCTGGAATACGATGATGTGGCGAACGACCAACGTCGTGCGATCTACACACAGCGTAACGAACTGCTGGATGTGTCCGATATCAGTGAAACCATCACCAGTATTCGTGAGGATGTGTTTAAAGCGACTATCGACAGCTACATTCCACCGGAATCTCTGGAAGAAATGTGGGATACGGAAGGTCTGGAACAGCGCCTGAAGAACGACTTCGATCTGGATATGCCGATCAAGGCGTGGCTGGATAAAGAGCCTGAGCTGCACGAAGAAACGCTGCGTGAGCGTATTTTCCAGCAGGCGCTTGAGGTTTATCATCGCAAAGAAGAAGTGGTTGGCGCTGAAGTCATGCGCAACTTCGAGAAAGGTGTGATGCTGCAGACGCTGGATTCCTTGTGGAAAGAGCATCTGGCGGCAATGGATTATCTGCGTCAGGGCATCCATCTGCGTGGCTATGCACAGAAAGATCCGAAACAAGAATATAAGCGTGAGTCGTTCTCTATGTTTGCCGCGATGCTGGAATCACTGAAATATGAAGTGATCAGTACGCTGAGCAAAGTTCAGGTGAGAATGCCGGAAGAAATTGAAGCGCTGGAGCAGCAACGCCGCGAAGAAGCTGAGCGTTTGGCACAGCAGCAACAGTTTAGCCATCAGGAAGAAGATAGCCTGAATACAGGTTCACCGGCGCAGGCAGATCGTAAAATTGGACGTAACGACCCTTGCCCATGTGGTTCAGGCAAGAAATATAAGCAGTGCCACGGTCGCTTACAGAAATAA
- the secM gene encoding secA translation cis-regulator SecM has translation MIGILNRWRQFGRRYFWPHLLLGMVAASLGLPTSLNDSQDIASLPNSSSSVSRQNHVSLNLTDLVALKEAHRRSSYSVDYWHQHAIRTVIRHLSFALTTPQTTSAEQVDDLQPHSLVLLDTLNALLTQDSQYPFVISPHAGRVTFYPQAYHQIGIWLAQIRGIRAGPSLFS, from the coding sequence GTGATTGGTATTCTAAATCGTTGGCGACAATTTGGCAGACGTTATTTCTGGCCGCATCTCTTATTAGGGATGGTCGCGGCGAGTCTTGGCCTGCCGACAAGCCTGAACGACTCACAGGATATCGCCTCACTCCCTAATTCAAGCTCCAGCGTGAGTCGCCAGAATCACGTATCGCTGAACCTTACCGATCTGGTCGCGCTGAAGGAAGCGCATCGGCGCTCGTCCTACAGCGTTGATTATTGGCATCAGCATGCGATTCGCACGGTAATCCGTCATCTTTCTTTTGCGTTGACGACGCCACAGACGACCAGTGCCGAGCAGGTTGACGATCTTCAACCTCATTCTTTGGTTTTGCTGGATACGCTAAATGCGTTGCTGACGCAGGATTCCCAGTATCCCTTTGTGATCTCCCCCCATGCTGGGCGCGTCACTTTTTACCCTCAGGCATACCATCAAATTGGCATCTGGCTTGCCCAAATCCGCGGCATCCGTGCAGGGCCTTCTCTTTTCAGCTGA
- a CDS encoding DUF721 domain-containing protein: MRDSRPQSLEFLFDSASMSGKGPLQDVQQRAIALLKLNRAVRGLLPAPLHPWCRVANYRQGLLILETANASWLMRLRYEQPALLSALRAQILPSLASIDIRINPTLAAKGHEIVKNNDITPTENTDDKPLRQLSEQSAETLRTLAGNSPEKLRKILERLASLAGESTNKTSRNKK; this comes from the coding sequence ATGCGTGATAGCCGCCCACAATCACTGGAATTTCTGTTTGATAGCGCATCCATGTCGGGTAAAGGCCCGCTACAAGATGTGCAACAGCGCGCTATCGCCTTATTAAAACTCAACCGTGCCGTACGCGGGTTACTGCCTGCACCGTTGCACCCATGGTGCCGCGTCGCTAATTACCGGCAAGGTTTACTGATACTGGAAACCGCCAACGCCAGCTGGCTGATGCGGTTACGTTACGAACAACCTGCGCTGCTCTCTGCATTACGCGCACAAATACTACCATCATTGGCTTCAATCGACATCAGGATTAATCCAACGCTTGCCGCAAAAGGGCATGAAATCGTGAAAAATAATGACATTACGCCGACGGAAAATACCGATGACAAACCGTTGCGTCAGTTGAGTGAACAAAGTGCGGAAACATTGAGGACGTTAGCAGGCAACAGCCCGGAAAAACTCAGAAAGATATTAGAACGACTGGCTTCATTGGCCGGAGAGAGTACCAATAAAACCAGTCGTAATAAGAAATGA
- the lpxC gene encoding UDP-3-O-acyl-N-acetylglucosamine deacetylase — MIKQRTLKRIVQATGVGLHTGKKVTLTMRPAPANTGVIYRRTDLNPPVDFPADAKSVRDTMLCTCLVNEHDVRISTVEHLNAALAGLGIDNIVIDVDAPEIPIMDGSASPFVYLLLDAGIEELNCAKKFVRIKQPVRVEDGDKWAEMKPFNGFSLDFTIDFNHPAIDAGNQRYRLDFSADAFVRQISRARTFGFMRDIEYLQSRGLCLGGSMDCAIVVDDYRVLNEDGLRFEDEFVRHKMLDAIGDLFMCGHNIIGAFSAFKSGHALNNKLLQAVLANQEAWEYVTFEDEAEMPLAFKAPSIVLA; from the coding sequence ATGATCAAACAACGTACATTAAAACGTATTGTTCAGGCGACTGGTGTCGGGTTACATACCGGCAAGAAGGTCACGTTGACCATGCGTCCTGCACCGGCAAATACCGGGGTCATCTATCGCCGCACAGACTTGAATCCCCCGGTTGATTTTCCGGCTGATGCAAAATCCGTGCGTGATACCATGCTCTGTACTTGCCTGGTTAATGAGCATGACGTCCGTATTTCTACGGTGGAGCATCTTAACGCTGCGCTTGCAGGGTTGGGCATTGACAATATTGTCATTGATGTTGACGCGCCGGAAATTCCAATTATGGATGGCAGCGCCAGCCCGTTCGTTTACCTGCTGTTAGATGCCGGTATCGAAGAGCTAAACTGTGCCAAGAAATTCGTACGTATCAAACAGCCTGTTCGCGTTGAAGACGGCGACAAGTGGGCCGAGATGAAACCGTTTAACGGCTTCAGTCTGGATTTCACTATCGACTTCAACCACCCGGCGATTGATGCGGGCAACCAGCGCTATCGTTTGGATTTCTCCGCTGATGCGTTTGTTCGCCAGATCAGCCGTGCGCGTACATTCGGTTTCATGCGCGATATCGAATACTTGCAGTCTCGTGGGTTGTGCCTGGGCGGCAGTATGGATTGTGCCATCGTCGTTGACGATTACCGCGTACTGAACGAAGACGGTCTGCGTTTTGAAGATGAGTTTGTCCGCCATAAAATGCTGGATGCCATCGGTGACCTGTTTATGTGTGGCCACAACATCATCGGTGCGTTCTCTGCGTTTAAATCTGGACACGCACTGAACAACAAACTGTTGCAGGCTGTGCTGGCAAATCAGGAAGCGTGGGAATACGTGACCTTTGAAGACGAAGCTGAAATGCCGTTGGCATTTAAAGCACCGTCTATCGTGCTGGCGTAA
- the ftsZ gene encoding cell division protein FtsZ has protein sequence MFEPMELTNDAVIKVIGVGGGGGNAVEHMVRERIEGVEFFAVNTDAQALRKTAVGQTIQIGSGITKGLGAGANPEVGRNSAEEDREALRSALEGADMVFIAAGMGGGTGTGAAPVVAEVAKDLGILTVAVVTKPFNFEGKKRMAFAEQGIAELSKHVDSLITIPNDKLLKVLGRGISLLDAFGAANDVLKGAVQGIAELITRPGLMNVDFADVRTVMSEMGYAMMGSGVARGEDRAEEAAEMAISSPLLEDIDLSGARGVLVNITAGFDLRLDEFETVGNTIRAFASDNATVVIGTSLDPEMNDELRVTVVATGIGMDKRPEITLVTNKQASQPVMDHRYQQHGMTPLAQEKPAAKVVNDQNPQTNKEPDYLDIPAFLRKQAD, from the coding sequence ATGTTTGAACCAATGGAATTAACCAACGACGCGGTGATTAAAGTCATCGGCGTCGGTGGCGGCGGTGGTAATGCCGTCGAACACATGGTGCGTGAGCGCATCGAAGGCGTCGAATTCTTCGCGGTCAACACAGATGCGCAGGCATTACGCAAAACGGCTGTGGGCCAGACGATTCAGATCGGCAGTGGCATCACGAAAGGTCTGGGTGCAGGCGCTAACCCTGAAGTCGGCCGTAATTCGGCTGAAGAAGATCGTGAAGCACTGCGTTCAGCACTGGAAGGTGCGGACATGGTGTTTATCGCCGCAGGTATGGGCGGTGGTACAGGTACAGGGGCTGCGCCAGTTGTGGCTGAAGTCGCAAAAGACCTGGGCATTCTGACCGTCGCTGTGGTGACCAAGCCTTTCAACTTTGAAGGCAAAAAGCGTATGGCGTTTGCAGAGCAGGGTATCGCCGAGCTGTCTAAGCACGTCGACTCGCTGATCACCATTCCAAATGACAAGCTGCTGAAAGTGCTAGGACGCGGTATTTCCCTGCTGGATGCATTTGGCGCGGCAAACGATGTACTGAAAGGCGCGGTGCAAGGTATTGCCGAGCTGATCACACGTCCGGGTCTGATGAACGTCGACTTTGCAGACGTGCGTACCGTGATGTCCGAAATGGGTTATGCCATGATGGGTTCCGGTGTTGCGCGTGGTGAAGACCGTGCAGAAGAAGCGGCTGAAATGGCGATCTCCAGCCCACTGTTGGAAGATATAGATCTGTCCGGCGCACGTGGCGTGTTGGTCAACATCACGGCGGGCTTTGATCTGCGTCTGGATGAGTTCGAGACGGTTGGTAACACCATCCGTGCATTCGCGTCTGATAATGCGACAGTCGTAATCGGTACGTCGCTTGACCCGGAAATGAATGATGAACTGCGTGTTACGGTTGTTGCGACGGGTATCGGCATGGACAAGCGTCCTGAGATTACTCTGGTGACGAACAAGCAGGCCAGCCAGCCTGTGATGGATCATCGTTATCAGCAACACGGTATGACGCCACTGGCGCAGGAAAAACCGGCGGCTAAAGTGGTTAACGACCAGAATCCGCAGACGAATAAAGAGCCAGATTATCTGGATATCCCAGCGTTTCTGCGTAAGCAGGCAGACTAA
- the ftsA gene encoding cell division protein FtsA has protein sequence MIKSTDRKLVVGLEIGTAKVAALVGEVLPDGMVNIIGVGSCPSRGMDKGGVNDLESVVKCVQRAIDQAELMADCQISSVYLALSGKHISCQNEIGMVPISEEEVTQDDVESVVHTAKSVRVRDEHRVLHVIPQEYAIDYQEGIKNPVGLSGVRMQAKVHLITCHNDMAKNIVKAVERCGLKVDQLIFAGLASSYAVLTEDERELGVCVVDIGGGTMDIAVYTGGALRHTKVIPYAGNVVTSDIAYAFGTPPTDAEAIKVRHGCALGAIVGKDENVEVPSVGGRPPRSLQRQTLAEVIEPRYTELLNLVNDELLQLQEQLRQQGVKHHLAAGIVLTGGAAQIDGLAACAQRVFHTQVRIGQPMNITGLTDYAQEPYYSTAVGLLHYGKESHLGGEHEVEKRASVSNWFKRINSWLRKEF, from the coding sequence ATGATCAAGTCGACGGACAGAAAACTGGTAGTTGGGCTGGAAATCGGTACAGCAAAAGTGGCTGCGCTGGTAGGGGAAGTTCTGCCCGATGGCATGGTCAACATTATTGGCGTAGGCAGTTGCCCGTCACGCGGTATGGATAAAGGCGGCGTAAACGATCTGGAATCAGTCGTTAAATGTGTTCAGCGCGCTATTGATCAGGCTGAGTTGATGGCAGACTGCCAGATCTCTTCCGTGTATCTGGCGCTCTCGGGAAAACACATCAGCTGCCAGAATGAAATAGGGATGGTGCCTATTTCAGAAGAAGAGGTTACGCAGGACGACGTGGAAAGCGTGGTGCATACCGCTAAATCCGTGCGCGTGCGTGATGAACATCGTGTTCTCCATGTGATTCCACAGGAGTATGCGATCGATTATCAGGAAGGGATTAAAAACCCGGTTGGCTTATCCGGCGTGCGTATGCAGGCGAAAGTCCACCTGATAACCTGCCATAACGATATGGCAAAGAATATTGTTAAAGCCGTTGAACGCTGCGGCTTAAAGGTCGACCAGCTGATTTTTGCGGGACTGGCTTCCAGTTATGCGGTTCTGACAGAAGATGAACGTGAGCTGGGCGTGTGTGTCGTTGATATTGGCGGCGGTACAATGGATATCGCGGTCTATACCGGTGGCGCATTGCGACACACTAAAGTGATTCCGTATGCGGGCAATGTGGTTACCAGCGATATTGCTTACGCATTTGGTACGCCGCCGACGGATGCCGAAGCGATCAAGGTGCGTCACGGTTGTGCATTAGGCGCGATCGTCGGCAAAGATGAGAATGTGGAAGTCCCAAGTGTTGGAGGACGTCCACCCCGCAGTCTGCAAAGACAGACATTGGCGGAAGTGATTGAACCACGTTACACCGAGCTGTTGAACTTGGTGAACGATGAACTTTTACAGTTGCAGGAGCAGTTGCGTCAACAAGGCGTGAAACACCATCTGGCGGCAGGGATCGTGCTGACGGGCGGTGCCGCGCAAATAGACGGTCTGGCGGCCTGTGCGCAGCGTGTGTTCCACACACAGGTGCGTATTGGACAACCAATGAATATAACAGGGCTGACGGATTATGCCCAAGAGCCTTATTACTCAACGGCAGTTGGGTTGCTCCATTACGGAAAAGAATCTCACCTTGGTGGTGAGCATGAAGTCGAAAAACGTGCCTCAGTGAGCAACTGGTTCAAGAGAATCAACAGCTGGTTGAGGAAAGAATTTTAA
- the ftsQ gene encoding cell division protein FtsQ, producing the protein MSQAALNTRGREPETKGTRRSNGGQLAGMIFLLMVIGTIVWGSWMVVGWMKDASRLPLSRMAVTGERQYTTNDDIRQAILSLGSPGTFMTQDVNVIQQQIERLSWIKQASVRKQWPDELKIHLVEYVPVARWNDQLMVDAEGNSFSVPAERIGNRKMPLLYGPEGSEAEVLEGYRTMNQTLTAGKFTLKMVAMSARHSWQLGLDDDTRLELGRDDRAKRLQRFIELYPLLQRQAQSENKRISHVDLRYDSGAAIGWAPALLDQQQGDQQQQHGDRQRVGQH; encoded by the coding sequence ATGTCGCAGGCAGCGCTGAATACACGCGGACGAGAGCCTGAAACCAAAGGAACACGTCGCAGTAATGGAGGCCAATTGGCAGGGATGATTTTCCTGCTGATGGTGATAGGGACGATCGTCTGGGGAAGCTGGATGGTTGTGGGGTGGATGAAAGATGCCAGCCGCTTACCGCTCTCCCGCATGGCAGTGACAGGGGAAAGGCAGTACACCACCAACGACGATATCCGTCAGGCTATTTTGTCGTTGGGGTCGCCGGGAACGTTCATGACACAGGATGTGAACGTGATCCAGCAGCAGATTGAGCGTCTGTCGTGGATAAAACAGGCTAGCGTGCGCAAGCAATGGCCGGACGAATTAAAGATTCATCTGGTTGAATATGTTCCGGTAGCGCGTTGGAATGATCAGCTAATGGTTGATGCAGAAGGAAATTCGTTCAGTGTACCCGCCGAACGTATTGGCAATCGCAAGATGCCGCTGCTGTATGGCCCAGAAGGCAGTGAAGCAGAAGTGCTGGAAGGCTATCGCACAATGAATCAGACGCTGACCGCCGGGAAGTTTACGTTAAAAATGGTGGCGATGAGTGCGCGACATTCGTGGCAACTAGGATTAGACGATGATACTCGCCTCGAATTGGGGCGGGACGATAGGGCCAAACGTCTGCAACGCTTTATCGAGCTGTATCCGCTGTTGCAGCGGCAGGCTCAGAGCGAAAACAAACGTATCAGCCATGTGGATTTGCGGTACGACAGTGGAGCCGCGATAGGTTGGGCTCCAGCTTTGCTTGATCAGCAACAGGGTGATCAACAACAACAACACGGTGATCGGCAACGAGTTGGTCAGCACTAA
- a CDS encoding D-alanine--D-alanine ligase: MTEKVAVLLGGTSAEREVSLLSGQAVLAGLKEAGINAHAVDTRDVSVTTLKEEGFTKVFIALHGRGGEDGTLQGVLEFLGLPYTGSGVMASALTMDKLRTKQVWQAVGLPVSPYVALDRRQYSETAANALLAKFTHLGLPLIVKPSREGSSVGMSKVNTLSELPAALEEAFRHDDDILIEKWLSGPEYTVAILGDDVLPSIRIQPAGTFYDYEAKYLSDDTQYFCPSGLPDDQEQALAGLAMAAYRAVGCSGWGRVDFMLDSDGAFYLLEVNTSPGMTSHSLVPMAARQRGLTFSQLVVKILELAG; the protein is encoded by the coding sequence ATGACTGAGAAAGTTGCTGTATTGCTTGGTGGAACCTCTGCCGAACGTGAAGTGTCGTTACTTTCCGGTCAGGCGGTTTTGGCTGGCCTGAAAGAAGCAGGCATCAACGCGCATGCGGTTGATACCCGTGACGTCTCTGTGACGACGTTAAAGGAAGAAGGCTTTACCAAGGTTTTCATTGCCTTACATGGTCGTGGTGGTGAAGATGGTACCTTGCAGGGCGTTCTGGAGTTCCTGGGGCTGCCTTATACCGGTAGCGGCGTCATGGCATCTGCACTGACGATGGATAAACTCCGCACCAAACAGGTGTGGCAAGCCGTGGGATTACCGGTGTCGCCATACGTGGCGCTGGATCGTCGCCAATATTCAGAAACGGCGGCAAATGCGCTGCTGGCGAAATTCACCCATCTCGGGTTGCCGCTGATCGTCAAGCCAAGCCGTGAGGGTTCCAGCGTGGGGATGAGCAAAGTGAATACGCTGAGCGAACTGCCTGCGGCACTGGAAGAAGCATTCCGTCACGATGACGATATTCTGATCGAGAAGTGGCTGAGCGGCCCAGAGTATACGGTGGCTATCCTGGGTGATGACGTGTTGCCTTCTATTCGTATTCAGCCTGCGGGTACGTTTTACGATTATGAAGCGAAGTATTTGTCGGATGATACGCAATATTTCTGTCCGAGTGGTTTGCCGGACGATCAAGAGCAGGCGTTAGCTGGACTGGCGATGGCGGCTTATCGCGCGGTGGGCTGTAGCGGATGGGGACGCGTCGATTTTATGCTGGATAGCGACGGTGCCTTCTATCTGCTTGAAGTGAATACGTCTCCGGGGATGACGAGCCACAGTCTGGTTCCTATGGCTGCACGCCAACGTGGGCTGACTTTCTCGCAACTGGTCGTGAAAATTTTAGAGCTCGCTGGCTGA